A genomic region of Acipenser ruthenus chromosome 9, fAciRut3.2 maternal haplotype, whole genome shotgun sequence contains the following coding sequences:
- the LOC117405923 gene encoding beta-galactoside alpha-2,6-sialyltransferase 2-like isoform X2 gives MKSSFKQWKQLVLIGMLLWVLIILALFTYFMDLHMDELHASVSLSYFETRRLNPIQGNNRVIMGSVQDPPVSDANSRNDIIFYNQDLNKQAADTLNIDNWSSFDNTVKSMWQRGGQMKRTSNEDNTLAAGQQQSESLINKHMEKILPGEEGTDENQIQLKWRKNSRRGNSMRRKEKELGMGDDLEEYYFMQSKSVISKLWKGNVSSKMLNPRLQKAMKDYMNANKHHVYFSGKRSSKKLSREKLFCEMKNQLKVRTLDGTETPFSTLGWEKHVPKVSIDKLYPSGFRSCAVVTSAGAMLNSSLGKEIDSHEAVLRFNAAPLEGYQKDVGNKTTIRIINSQWYKNPDYNLFTPYVEYRRKHPAQPFYILHPKFIWQLWDLIQGNTLETIQPNPPSSGFIGILMMMSLCDEVHVYEYIPSLRQTDLCHYHERYYDAACTLGAYHPLLYEKLLVQRINKGMDVDVQKKGKVILPGFSAIKCDE, from the exons ATGAAATCCAGTTTTAAACAGTGGAAGCAGCTGGTGCTTATTGGAATGCTGTTATGGGTCCTCATCATCCTGGCcctgtttacctatttcatggaccTCCATATGGATGAGCTGCATGCTTCAGTCTCCCTATCATACTTTGAGACTAGAAGGCTGAACCCTATTCAGGGTAACAACCGGGTCATCATGGGATCTGTACAAGATCCTCCAGTTTCTGATGCCAACAGCCGTAATGACATCATCTTCTATAACCAAGACCTTAACAAGCAGGCAGCAGACACTTTAAATATAGACAATTGGTCGAGTTTTGACAACACCGTGAAATCCATGTGGCAAAGAGGAGGTCAAATGAAAAGGACTAGCAATGAAGATAATACGTTAGCTGCTGGTCAGCAACAATCTGAAAGCCTCATTAACAAACACATGGAGAAAATACTCCCTGGGGAAGAAGGCACTGATGAAAACCAAATTCAGTTGAAGTGGAGGAAGAATTCTAGACGAGGAAACTCCATGCGCAGGAAGGAGAAGGAGTTAGGGATGGGTGACGATTTAGAGGAATACTATTTTATGCAATCCAAGTCTGTCATTTCCAAGCTGTGGAAAGGGAACGTGTCCTCCAAGATGCTGAACCCACGATTGCAGAAGGCCATGAAAGACTACATGAATGCCAACAAACACCATGTATACTTCAGTGGAAAGAGGAGCTCTAAAAAGCTAAGCAGGGAAAAACTGTTTTGTGAGATGAAGAACCAGCTGAAAGTGAGGACTCTGGATGGGACGGAGACTCCCTTTTCTACACTCGGATGGGAGAAGCACGTTCCGAAGGTTTCCATCGACAAACTCTATCCGTCCGGCTTCAGAAGCTGTGCCGTTGTCACATCTGCAGGTGCAATGCTGAACTCTTCCTTGGGGAAAGAGATTG ATTCCCATGAAGCAGTCTTGAGGTTCAATGCTGCCCCATTAGAGGGTTATCAGAAGGATGTGGGAAATAAGACTACTATTCGCATTATTAATTCCCAG TGGTATAAGAATCCGGACTACAACCTCTTCACACCCTATGTGGAATATCGAAGAAAGCACCCGGCGCAGCCCTTCTACATACTCCACCCTAAATTCATCTGGCAGCTGTGGGATTTAATCCAGGGAAACACCctggagaccattcagcccaatCCACCTTCCTCTGGCTTTATTG GAATCCTCATGATGATGTCACTCTGTGATGAAGTCCATGTCTACGAGTACATCCCCTCGCTGCGGCAGACAGACCTGTGTCACTACCATGAGCGATACTACGATGCTGCCTGCACCCTGGGAGCGTACCACCCACTGCTCTACGAGAAACTGCTGGTTCAGAGAATCAACAAGGGGATGGATGTCGACGTGCAGAAGAAGGGAAAAGTTATCCTTCCTGGGTTCAGTGCCATAAAGTGTGACGAATGA
- the LOC117405923 gene encoding beta-galactoside alpha-2,6-sialyltransferase 2-like isoform X1 yields the protein MKSSFKQWKQLVLIGMLLWVLIILALFTYFMDLHMDELHASVSLSYFETRRLNPIQGNNRVIMGSVQDPPVSDANSRNDIIFYNQDLNKQAADTLNIDNWSSFDNTVKSMWQRGGQMKRTSNEDNTLAAGQQQSESLINKHMEKILPGEEGTDENQIQLKWRKNSRRGNSMRRKEKELGMGDDLEEYYFMQSKSVISKLWKGNVSSKMLNPRLQKAMKDYMNANKHHVYFSGKRSSKKLSREKLFCEMKNQLKVRTLDGTETPFSTLGWEKHVPKVSIDKLYPSGFRSCAVVTSAGAMLNSSLGKEIDSHEAVLRFNAAPLEGYQKDVGNKTTIRIINSQILANPNYRFNTSTLYKDVTLVAWDPAPYSVNLHKWYKNPDYNLFTPYVEYRRKHPAQPFYILHPKFIWQLWDLIQGNTLETIQPNPPSSGFIGILMMMSLCDEVHVYEYIPSLRQTDLCHYHERYYDAACTLGAYHPLLYEKLLVQRINKGMDVDVQKKGKVILPGFSAIKCDE from the exons ATGAAATCCAGTTTTAAACAGTGGAAGCAGCTGGTGCTTATTGGAATGCTGTTATGGGTCCTCATCATCCTGGCcctgtttacctatttcatggaccTCCATATGGATGAGCTGCATGCTTCAGTCTCCCTATCATACTTTGAGACTAGAAGGCTGAACCCTATTCAGGGTAACAACCGGGTCATCATGGGATCTGTACAAGATCCTCCAGTTTCTGATGCCAACAGCCGTAATGACATCATCTTCTATAACCAAGACCTTAACAAGCAGGCAGCAGACACTTTAAATATAGACAATTGGTCGAGTTTTGACAACACCGTGAAATCCATGTGGCAAAGAGGAGGTCAAATGAAAAGGACTAGCAATGAAGATAATACGTTAGCTGCTGGTCAGCAACAATCTGAAAGCCTCATTAACAAACACATGGAGAAAATACTCCCTGGGGAAGAAGGCACTGATGAAAACCAAATTCAGTTGAAGTGGAGGAAGAATTCTAGACGAGGAAACTCCATGCGCAGGAAGGAGAAGGAGTTAGGGATGGGTGACGATTTAGAGGAATACTATTTTATGCAATCCAAGTCTGTCATTTCCAAGCTGTGGAAAGGGAACGTGTCCTCCAAGATGCTGAACCCACGATTGCAGAAGGCCATGAAAGACTACATGAATGCCAACAAACACCATGTATACTTCAGTGGAAAGAGGAGCTCTAAAAAGCTAAGCAGGGAAAAACTGTTTTGTGAGATGAAGAACCAGCTGAAAGTGAGGACTCTGGATGGGACGGAGACTCCCTTTTCTACACTCGGATGGGAGAAGCACGTTCCGAAGGTTTCCATCGACAAACTCTATCCGTCCGGCTTCAGAAGCTGTGCCGTTGTCACATCTGCAGGTGCAATGCTGAACTCTTCCTTGGGGAAAGAGATTG ATTCCCATGAAGCAGTCTTGAGGTTCAATGCTGCCCCATTAGAGGGTTATCAGAAGGATGTGGGAAATAAGACTACTATTCGCATTATTAATTCCCAG attcttGCCAATCCGAATTACCGCTTCAATACCAGCACACTGTACAAAGATGTCACGTTGGTTGCTTGGGATCCAGCCCCTTACTCAGTAAATCTCCACAAG TGGTATAAGAATCCGGACTACAACCTCTTCACACCCTATGTGGAATATCGAAGAAAGCACCCGGCGCAGCCCTTCTACATACTCCACCCTAAATTCATCTGGCAGCTGTGGGATTTAATCCAGGGAAACACCctggagaccattcagcccaatCCACCTTCCTCTGGCTTTATTG GAATCCTCATGATGATGTCACTCTGTGATGAAGTCCATGTCTACGAGTACATCCCCTCGCTGCGGCAGACAGACCTGTGTCACTACCATGAGCGATACTACGATGCTGCCTGCACCCTGGGAGCGTACCACCCACTGCTCTACGAGAAACTGCTGGTTCAGAGAATCAACAAGGGGATGGATGTCGACGTGCAGAAGAAGGGAAAAGTTATCCTTCCTGGGTTCAGTGCCATAAAGTGTGACGAATGA